In Gimesia benthica, a single window of DNA contains:
- a CDS encoding DUF368 domain-containing protein, which produces MSDSEQSEPGSPSRFPARADLVQVGRGLLMGGADIIPGVSGGTVALILGIYQRLITAISHCDARLFQMLLRREWSAAARHLDLRFIIPLGFGILTGVVSLASLMHYLLDYHLQLTLSLFFGLILASSFLVAQMVQRWTVLNVLAFIVSTIGVYILVGEHSIKPPEGNLYVFFCGMIAICAMILPGISGALILILLGKYHDVTGLLKTIPRELLKGNIDWNGLLTVLVFVLGCLLGLILFSKVLRWLLHNYHTLTMAVLCGLMVGSLRRIWPFKVDVTPYTSDQTPEMVPFKHRIYENIWPESFGGMFWSSIALIIVAALLVWGLDRLSQKYAMHDSSEM; this is translated from the coding sequence ATGTCTGATTCCGAGCAGTCTGAACCAGGTTCCCCTTCCCGTTTTCCCGCGCGTGCAGACCTGGTTCAGGTGGGACGGGGCCTGCTGATGGGGGGCGCCGATATTATCCCTGGCGTTTCCGGTGGAACGGTGGCGTTGATCCTGGGCATCTACCAGCGACTGATTACCGCGATCAGCCACTGTGACGCGCGGCTGTTTCAAATGCTGCTCCGTCGCGAATGGTCGGCTGCGGCCCGACACCTGGATCTGCGGTTCATCATTCCCCTGGGGTTTGGCATTCTGACCGGGGTCGTCAGCCTGGCGAGCCTGATGCATTACCTGCTCGACTATCATCTGCAGCTGACGCTATCCCTGTTTTTTGGCCTGATTCTGGCTTCGAGTTTCCTGGTCGCCCAGATGGTGCAGCGCTGGACCGTGCTGAACGTGCTGGCCTTCATTGTCTCCACGATTGGCGTATATATTCTGGTGGGGGAACATTCGATAAAACCGCCTGAAGGGAATCTGTATGTTTTCTTCTGTGGCATGATCGCGATCTGTGCGATGATTCTCCCCGGGATCAGCGGCGCACTGATCCTGATTCTGCTGGGCAAATATCACGATGTGACCGGACTGTTGAAGACGATTCCCAGGGAACTGCTCAAGGGAAACATCGACTGGAACGGCCTGCTGACGGTGCTGGTGTTCGTGCTGGGCTGCCTGCTGGGACTGATTCTGTTCAGCAAGGTGCTCCGCTGGCTGCTGCACAACTATCACACACTGACGATGGCCGTGCTGTGCGGGCTGATGGTTGGCTCGCTGAGACGGATCTGGCCGTTCAAGGTGGATGTCACGCCTTATACCAGCGATCAGACTCCGGAAATGGTTCCGTTCAAGCACCGGATTTACGAAAACATCTGGCCTGAATCATTTGGCGGGATGTTCTGGTCATCGATCGCACTCATCATCGTGGCGGCCCTGCTTGTCTGGGGGCTGGACCGCCTGTCGCAGAAATATGCGATGCACGATTCCTCAGAAATGTAA